The nucleotide sequence CTGATCGTGGCGACCGAGCCGACCTACCCCCCCTTCACCTACACCCAGGGCAAAAAGGTCGTGGGCTTCGAGGCCGAACTCGCCGAACTGCTCGCCAAGCAACTCGGGGTGAAGGTGGAGTGGAAGACCTCTTCGTTCGACACGCTGCTCATCGGGCTGGGACAGGGACGCTACGACATGGTGATCGCCTCGCACGGCATCACCCCCGAGCGCCAGAAGGCGGTGGACTTTTCCAGCCCCCACTACTGCTCGGGCGGCGTGCTGGTCAGCAAGTCCGGCGGCCCCAAGACCTTGACCGATATGAAGGGCAGGAAGCTCGCCGTGCAACTCGGCACCACCTACGCCACCCGCGCCCGCAGCCTGCCGGGGCTGGGCAAGATTCAGACCTACCCCAACAACACCGACGCCCTTCAGGCCCTGATGGCGGGCCGCACCGACGCCTACCTCACCGACCGCTTCGTGGCACTTGAGGCCCGCAAGAAGATGGGCGGCAAGCTGCAAATCGGGTCGCTGGTGTTTCAGGAAAAAATCGGCATCGCCTTCCAGAAGGGCAACAAGACCCTGCTCGCCGGGGTCAACAGCGCCCTGAAAAAAGCGCAGGCGGACGGCAGCTACGAGAAACTGTCGGAAAAGTACTTCGGCGAAGACATCCGCTGCCGCTGATAC is from Deinococcus wulumuqiensis R12 and encodes:
- a CDS encoding ABC transporter substrate-binding protein, whose protein sequence is MKLKSLYPLVLAALAFGGQASARDLATVKKSGKLIVATEPTYPPFTYTQGKKVVGFEAELAELLAKQLGVKVEWKTSSFDTLLIGLGQGRYDMVIASHGITPERQKAVDFSSPHYCSGGVLVSKSGGPKTLTDMKGRKLAVQLGTTYATRARSLPGLGKIQTYPNNTDALQALMAGRTDAYLTDRFVALEARKKMGGKLQIGSLVFQEKIGIAFQKGNKTLLAGVNSALKKAQADGSYEKLSEKYFGEDIRCR